ATTGCAAGAGGACCTTGATAAAATTggtagatggagtagaacttggcaaatggaattcaatctGAATAAGTGTAAAGTCATGGAACTTGGAAAAAGTAAATGGAGAGTACACGGCAATtacaaaatggaaaattttagTTTGGAAAGGTCTAAAGAGGAAGTGAATTTAGGGGTGACAATTACAGAAGGCTTAGCCCCAGACAggcatataaataaaatcacggGAGAAGTAACAAATCTGCCTTCTCATATTTGGATGCTGATATGACGAAAAAAGTTAATTAGTTCTATGATAAGACCAAGACTGGAGTATGCGGCAATCATGTGGTCCCCTCACACTAAgaagaatattagaaaattggagagggtgCAAAGGGCAGCCACAAAGTTAGTAccggaactgaaggatttgactTACGAGGAGCGGTTGAGAAAACTGGAAATTCCAACActtgaaagtaggagagaaaggggagacttgATAGGTATTTATAAAATGGTGAATAACCTGGATAAAGTGGATGGAGACTTTTTAAGCCTGGAAACAAGGGCTACAAGGGGACatgggaagaaattgaagaaggtCCAGTGTATAAGAGACATTAAgaagtacagtttccctcatAGAGCTGTGGACACCTGGAATGGATTAGATATAGACATCGTAAATGCAGTCAGTGTTCAC
This genomic interval from Portunus trituberculatus isolate SZX2019 chromosome 35, ASM1759143v1, whole genome shotgun sequence contains the following:
- the LOC123513260 gene encoding uncharacterized protein LOC123513260 yields the protein MWSPHTKKNIRKLERVQRAATKLVPELKDLTYEERLRKLEIPTLESRRERGDLIGIYKMVNNLDKVDGDFLSLETRATRGHGKKLKKVQCIRDIKKYSFPHRAVDTWNGLDIDIVNAVSVHSFKAKLDETRYKDGLI